The proteins below are encoded in one region of Aquisphaera giovannonii:
- a CDS encoding LysR family transcriptional regulator, whose protein sequence is MELRHIRYFLAVAEEGNFTRAAARLGIGQPPLSQQIKDLEREVGVRLFHRVPRGAELTAAGLSFLASVRDLPGRAEDAIRTARRADRGEIGNLTLGVTGSVALNPRIPAIIRAFRRAYPHVELRMQEANSVELYDALRDLRLDVAILRPHAASPEGLEVTRLEDEALIAALPADHPAVRGRGAIDLAALRDEPFILAPRDAGTSLRTAVFAACQAAGFDPRPGPSAPHIASILSLVGAELGVSLVPAALKQLSVQGVAFRPLAGGSATIGLAIARRRGDTAATTLNFVRQALDPGDLR, encoded by the coding sequence ATGGAGCTGAGGCACATCCGCTACTTCCTGGCGGTCGCGGAGGAGGGCAACTTCACGAGGGCCGCGGCGAGGCTGGGGATCGGGCAGCCGCCGCTCAGCCAGCAGATCAAGGACCTGGAGCGGGAGGTGGGGGTCCGGCTCTTCCATCGCGTGCCTCGCGGCGCGGAGCTCACCGCGGCCGGGCTGTCGTTCCTGGCGAGCGTGCGGGACCTCCCCGGGCGTGCGGAGGACGCCATCCGGACGGCCCGGCGGGCCGATCGGGGCGAGATCGGCAACCTCACGCTCGGGGTGACCGGCTCCGTGGCCTTGAACCCGAGGATCCCGGCCATCATCCGGGCGTTCCGCCGGGCGTATCCGCACGTCGAGCTGAGGATGCAGGAGGCGAACTCGGTCGAGCTCTACGACGCCCTGCGCGACCTGCGGCTGGACGTGGCGATCCTGCGGCCGCACGCGGCATCGCCGGAGGGGCTGGAGGTGACCCGCCTGGAGGACGAGGCTCTGATCGCGGCCCTCCCCGCCGACCATCCGGCGGTCCGGGGCCGGGGCGCGATCGACCTGGCGGCCCTCCGCGACGAGCCGTTCATCCTCGCGCCGAGGGACGCCGGCACGAGCCTGAGGACGGCCGTCTTCGCCGCGTGCCAGGCCGCCGGGTTCGACCCGCGGCCCGGCCCCTCCGCGCCCCACATCGCCTCGATCCTCTCGCTGGTCGGGGCCGAGCTCGGGGTGTCGCTCGTGCCGGCCGCGCTGAAGCAGCTCAGCGTGCAGGGCGTCGCCTTCCGCCCCCTCGCCGGCGGCTCCGCGACCATCGGCCTGGCCATCGCCCGCCGCCGCGGCGACACCGCGGCCACGACGCTGAACTTCGTGCGGCAGGCGCTCGACCCGGGCGACCTCCGGTAG
- a CDS encoding neutral/alkaline non-lysosomal ceramidase N-terminal domain-containing protein yields MRSTDACRTFGSLFGLALVALLAGAPEALGDGWKVGTGRAAITPKEPIWLAGYAARNHPSEGVDQDIWVKALALEDPLGQRAVLVTIDVCGISRDLSERIRDAIRRKHGLERDRIVLACSHTHSAPVVGRNLDTMYPLDDDQRRRIADYTRLLETIVADVVGQSFDDLSPGSLSWGGGRCEFAVNRRNNPEKDVPALREKGQLKGPVDHDVPVLVASDFEGKRRAVLYVYACHCTVLDGYKVSGDWAGHASAAIEKRMPGTQAMYVAGCGADQNPVPRRSDELAERHGMAMADAVAAALEKPLRRIEGPLRSAYKEVSLAFATLPTRAQVEADAKSSDRFVAARARRLLERFEELGKLPPDYPYPVQAWGLDELRWVFLGGEATVDYAIRIKKEGGASPTWVAAYCNDVMAYIPSLRVLKEGGYEGGGAMVYYGLPSPWSDRVEDTVMEGVNGVLAQIAPRPRDEAPSADSGP; encoded by the coding sequence ATGAGGTCGACTGACGCTTGCAGGACGTTCGGCAGTCTCTTCGGGCTCGCGCTGGTCGCCCTGCTCGCCGGCGCGCCGGAGGCGCTCGGCGACGGCTGGAAGGTCGGCACGGGGCGGGCGGCGATCACCCCCAAGGAGCCGATCTGGCTCGCCGGCTACGCGGCGCGGAACCATCCGTCGGAGGGTGTGGACCAGGACATCTGGGTCAAGGCGTTGGCGCTCGAGGACCCGCTGGGCCAGCGGGCCGTCCTGGTGACGATCGACGTCTGCGGGATCAGCCGCGACCTCTCGGAGCGGATCCGGGACGCGATCCGCCGGAAGCACGGGCTGGAGCGGGACCGGATCGTCCTGGCGTGCTCGCACACGCACAGCGCGCCGGTGGTCGGCCGGAACCTGGACACGATGTACCCGCTCGACGACGACCAGCGGCGGCGGATCGCCGACTACACGAGGCTCCTCGAGACGATCGTCGCGGACGTGGTCGGCCAGTCCTTCGACGACCTCTCGCCCGGGAGCCTGTCCTGGGGCGGCGGCCGTTGCGAGTTCGCCGTGAACCGGCGGAACAACCCGGAGAAGGACGTGCCCGCCCTCCGCGAGAAGGGGCAGCTCAAGGGCCCGGTGGACCACGACGTCCCGGTGCTCGTCGCGAGCGACTTCGAAGGCAAGCGGCGGGCGGTCCTTTATGTGTACGCCTGCCACTGCACGGTCCTGGACGGCTACAAGGTCAGCGGCGACTGGGCCGGGCATGCGTCGGCGGCGATCGAGAAGCGGATGCCGGGCACCCAGGCCATGTACGTGGCCGGCTGCGGCGCCGACCAGAACCCGGTGCCTCGGCGCTCGGACGAGCTGGCGGAGAGGCACGGCATGGCCATGGCGGATGCCGTCGCCGCGGCCCTGGAGAAGCCGTTGAGGCGCATCGAGGGCCCGCTGCGGAGCGCGTACAAGGAGGTGAGCCTCGCCTTCGCCACGCTGCCGACGCGGGCCCAGGTGGAGGCCGACGCCAAGTCGAGCGACCGCTTCGTCGCCGCCCGCGCCCGCCGGCTGCTGGAGCGGTTCGAGGAGCTGGGCAAGCTCCCGCCCGACTATCCCTATCCGGTCCAGGCGTGGGGGCTCGACGAGCTGCGGTGGGTCTTCCTGGGCGGCGAGGCGACCGTCGATTACGCGATCCGGATCAAGAAGGAGGGGGGCGCATCGCCGACCTGGGTCGCGGCCTACTGCAACGACGTGATGGCGTACATCCCCTCCCTCCGCGTCCTGAAGGAAGGCGGCTACGAGGGCGGCGGCGCGATGGTCTACTACGGCCTCCCCTCCCCCTGGTCGGATCGGGTCGAGGACACCGTGATGGAAGGCGTGAACGGCGTCCTCGCCCAGATCGCGCCTCGCCCGAGGGACGAGGCCCCTTCGGCCGACTCGGGCCCGTGA
- a CDS encoding glycoside hydrolase family 5 protein yields MMHAPFLLAAAITALGVGPTPEDLRMEPINGRWYRVEPAREVTLRWSRPAKPTPAPLRFVIRDYEGVEEASGTITPAGDGSLALSRPFARGYHEVEFPSLKRHFGLIAAPAFAGKADPFFAIDAGLTWLTPEDRVRGALIAEARDCGIALIRERLRWAAIEPEKGRPSWDRDGRADALRRSYCRAGLPILELAHDAPEWAGRWGVYPFDLAATAESWREIGKHWGPAWGGVELWNEPDIQFGGDWPADQYAAFGKAASYGLHAAGVEAPVVAGVIANYSPDFMETLAANGLVERAEAFSFHDYGPALDLEAKAARFRDWLRTAGRPDMPLWLTECGWPWTRGTERASAEEDRKSAAEIAAKAIEARACGVARHFPFVLPFYEENAKNFGMTDRQGSPMRSLAAYAQAIRALAGLEYLGDLKLEEPGLGRARVFGDGSTAVVTLYATKSNVLVKLPGVTISRVEGADGRALKTGDDESFTIPDGLAFAWVDRGTFGDRLDARTRAMSLKPMKAESRGKSSPIVLRPHLDPAEALPFPSGYRVKDASRNSAEWAVEVFNLGERPESIDLTLELDGAKTEEPTRRIQSPPHSKAVATWPINLTGSFAGFRPVRASLKAEGASGLLDRAEFRVAGEPTLEAALAGLNHPTRLPIEDLARWSPKISAGGVVTFEPLPPGGCRLNIAKHPAPDRWAYPEFRLPDGVPLRNARGLVLRARCEKPAQVRAFLWEGDTGVGYLTQSPIIPADGAWHVARVAFDRLALSSANAPDPNDRLDLDSVRRISLGMNHEQESNALEISDLYVEWPGDSLQALWEDLEKDDTEASRALLTLSTRPADAVAFLDEHLKPLKLDAVHLKAYLMRLASPNEVLARKAFEDLEYFDPRLAMDLPSLMEKTTETPARQRLVEVLSGRDRGSLMEKKVELRKYNDYYNFFADNGSWWAEKDLSKVNTMRWGLEKRKWTRAVRAIALLEHIGTPEARALLKDLASGHPDAQPTRAAAEALRRLEEKGR; encoded by the coding sequence ATGATGCACGCCCCTTTCCTCCTCGCGGCCGCGATCACCGCCCTGGGCGTCGGCCCGACGCCCGAAGATTTGCGGATGGAGCCGATCAACGGCCGCTGGTATCGCGTCGAACCGGCGAGGGAGGTCACGCTGCGATGGAGCCGCCCGGCGAAGCCCACGCCCGCCCCGCTGCGCTTCGTGATCCGCGACTACGAGGGCGTCGAGGAGGCGTCCGGCACGATCACCCCCGCGGGCGACGGCTCCCTGGCGCTCAGCCGGCCCTTCGCGCGGGGATATCACGAGGTCGAGTTCCCGTCCCTCAAGCGACACTTCGGCCTGATCGCCGCGCCGGCGTTCGCGGGCAAGGCGGACCCGTTCTTTGCGATCGACGCCGGCCTGACCTGGCTGACGCCCGAAGACCGCGTGCGAGGGGCCCTGATCGCGGAGGCCCGCGACTGCGGCATCGCCCTGATCCGCGAGCGGCTCCGCTGGGCGGCGATCGAGCCCGAGAAGGGCCGCCCGTCGTGGGACCGGGACGGCCGAGCCGACGCACTCCGCCGGTCCTACTGTCGCGCCGGGTTGCCGATCCTGGAGCTGGCCCATGACGCGCCGGAGTGGGCGGGCCGCTGGGGGGTCTATCCGTTCGACCTCGCCGCGACGGCCGAATCCTGGCGCGAGATCGGCAAGCACTGGGGGCCGGCGTGGGGCGGCGTCGAGCTCTGGAATGAGCCCGACATCCAGTTCGGCGGCGACTGGCCGGCGGACCAGTACGCCGCGTTCGGCAAGGCCGCGTCGTACGGGCTCCACGCCGCCGGGGTCGAGGCGCCGGTCGTGGCCGGCGTGATCGCGAACTACAGCCCGGACTTCATGGAGACCCTCGCGGCCAACGGCCTGGTCGAGCGGGCCGAGGCGTTCAGCTTCCACGACTACGGCCCGGCGCTCGACCTGGAGGCGAAGGCCGCCCGGTTCCGCGACTGGCTGCGGACCGCCGGCCGGCCCGACATGCCCCTCTGGCTGACCGAGTGCGGCTGGCCCTGGACGCGAGGGACCGAGCGGGCATCGGCAGAGGAGGACCGCAAGAGCGCCGCCGAGATCGCCGCCAAGGCGATCGAGGCCCGCGCCTGCGGCGTCGCCCGGCACTTCCCGTTCGTCCTCCCCTTCTACGAGGAGAACGCCAAGAACTTCGGCATGACCGACCGCCAGGGCTCGCCCATGCGCTCGCTCGCCGCCTACGCCCAGGCGATCCGGGCCCTGGCCGGCCTCGAGTACCTCGGCGACCTCAAGCTCGAGGAGCCGGGCCTCGGCCGGGCCCGCGTCTTCGGCGACGGCTCGACGGCCGTCGTCACGCTCTACGCGACGAAGTCGAACGTCCTGGTGAAGCTCCCGGGCGTGACGATCAGCCGCGTCGAAGGCGCGGACGGCCGGGCCTTGAAGACGGGTGACGACGAGTCGTTCACCATCCCCGACGGCCTGGCGTTCGCCTGGGTCGACCGCGGGACGTTCGGCGACCGCCTCGACGCCAGGACGCGTGCCATGTCCCTGAAGCCGATGAAGGCGGAGTCCCGTGGCAAGTCCTCGCCGATCGTCCTCCGCCCGCATCTCGACCCCGCCGAGGCCCTCCCGTTCCCGTCCGGCTATCGGGTCAAGGATGCGAGCCGGAACTCCGCCGAATGGGCCGTCGAGGTCTTCAACCTGGGCGAGAGGCCGGAGTCGATCGACCTGACGCTGGAGCTCGACGGGGCGAAGACCGAGGAGCCGACCAGGCGGATCCAGAGCCCGCCTCACTCGAAGGCCGTCGCGACGTGGCCGATCAACCTGACCGGCTCATTCGCCGGCTTCCGCCCGGTCCGCGCCTCCCTGAAGGCGGAAGGGGCCTCGGGCCTGCTGGACCGGGCCGAGTTCCGGGTCGCGGGCGAGCCCACGCTGGAGGCCGCCCTCGCCGGCCTCAACCATCCCACGAGGCTGCCGATCGAGGACCTCGCGCGATGGTCGCCGAAGATCAGCGCGGGAGGCGTCGTGACGTTCGAGCCGCTCCCGCCGGGCGGCTGCCGGCTGAACATCGCGAAGCACCCGGCCCCCGACCGCTGGGCCTACCCGGAGTTCCGCCTCCCCGACGGGGTCCCGCTGCGGAATGCCCGGGGCCTCGTCCTCCGCGCCCGGTGCGAGAAGCCCGCCCAGGTGCGGGCCTTCCTCTGGGAGGGGGACACGGGGGTCGGCTACCTGACGCAGTCCCCGATCATCCCGGCCGACGGCGCCTGGCACGTCGCGCGGGTCGCGTTCGATCGCCTGGCCCTCAGCTCCGCCAACGCCCCGGACCCGAACGACCGCCTGGACCTGGACAGCGTCCGGCGGATCAGCCTGGGGATGAACCACGAGCAGGAGTCCAACGCCCTCGAGATCAGCGACCTCTACGTCGAGTGGCCCGGCGACTCGCTCCAGGCTCTCTGGGAGGACCTCGAGAAGGACGACACCGAGGCGAGCCGCGCGCTGCTGACCCTCTCGACGAGGCCGGCGGACGCCGTCGCCTTCCTCGACGAGCACCTCAAGCCGCTCAAGCTCGACGCCGTCCACCTCAAGGCGTACCTGATGCGGTTGGCCAGCCCGAACGAGGTCCTCGCGAGGAAGGCCTTCGAGGACCTCGAATACTTCGACCCCCGGCTGGCGATGGACCTCCCCTCGCTCATGGAGAAGACCACGGAGACGCCGGCACGCCAGCGGCTGGTCGAGGTGCTCAGCGGCCGGGATCGCGGGTCCCTCATGGAGAAGAAAGTTGAGCTGCGAAAATACAACGACTACTACAACTTCTTCGCCGACAACGGCTCCTGGTGGGCCGAGAAGGACCTCTCCAAGGTCAACACGATGCGATGGGGCCTGGAGAAGCGCAAGTGGACCCGCGCCGTCCGGGCGATCGCCCTGCTCGAGCACATCGGCACGCCCGAGGCCCGCGCACTCCTCAAGGACCTGGCCTCCGGCCACCCCGACGCCCAGCCCACCCGGGCCGCGGCGGAGGCGCTGCGGCGACTCGAAGAGAAGGGGCGGTAG
- a CDS encoding serine/threonine-protein kinase: protein MDATESGPSPVGPLVEEFLERRRLGERPTLEEFVARFPELEAEIRRVFPALGLLEELGPGTVGAGATTADGPVGDAGPSSERLGDFRILREIGRGGMGVVYEAEQGSLGRRVALKVLPPGRLAGEEPLRRFEREAQAAARLHHTNIVPVFGSGREQGCAYYVMQLIRGRGLDRVIEELARLRRSLGAPADGEATVAGHDPEEAPQPGAIARSMLSGRFEKADGPPGGADAADAPTPPPAESEAGAASDSVSTSTASDLHLARGVARVGIQVAEALAYAHRQGVLHRDIKPSNLLLDEAGDVWVADFGLAKLAEGDDLTHTGEVVGTLRYMAPERFRGEGDGRSDQYSLGLTLYELLALRPAFDAPDRARLVRLVMEGDPPPLRKVAPSVPADLATIVAKAMSRRPEDRYPTAGALADDLRRWRDGSPISARPVGPLERLAKWARRNPALAASTGVAIGLAASLIAALAISNVRIRAAFGRAESALERAKVSARQAEQVIAFLTEDILGQADPEVNPVRDNLTVEEALDRAGDRIGHRFEGEPEVDAEIRYAIGRMYHQRGRNQKAEPHLRQAWETLGRAAGPEDPRTLRARLYFAVALQNLQRYEEAEGHLRELLRSPDEPRRILVIQSHLADLFWETGKLEEAEALQRRLVEGFGETDGPQAEMTLTMRLFLARVLSSRGALDEAEAILRDVVEIRRRTCEPQAPPRLGAQRQLASFLNAQGRFAEAEPILRETLEGYDQVYGPDHPHTLTTLGSLVISLWRLGRFAEAEPLSRRSCDAWMRTQGPDHPLGLSAMSVRALLMMDRGEFDRAEPLLREVLHTRERIQGPEHFDTAIAAMNLGRACRFRGQPAQAAALCRRGLETLRSKLGPDHPTTRTAADILAGCLLDAGRAPEAVAMLEGGVRERPEDPSALVRLALSLLASGDEAGYRARCAEGLGRLADPAGPDAVEVLRAGLLVSGAIDPARAVATAEAAAAREPKAAERRFLLGLALLRADRLGEAVDRLTEAADLDPTWTSVAQARAAAAIACARLGREAEALAWVARASDRRGDPARRIPAGWVLTPAASWRDRLVLDRLTREAAALALDPLVPANPFAPG, encoded by the coding sequence ATGGACGCGACGGAATCAGGGCCCAGCCCGGTCGGTCCCCTGGTGGAGGAGTTCCTGGAGCGTCGTCGCCTCGGCGAACGGCCGACCCTCGAGGAGTTCGTCGCGAGGTTCCCCGAGCTGGAGGCGGAGATCCGCCGGGTCTTCCCCGCCCTGGGGCTGCTCGAGGAGCTGGGCCCCGGCACCGTCGGGGCGGGCGCGACGACCGCCGACGGCCCGGTGGGCGATGCCGGGCCGTCATCCGAGAGGCTGGGCGACTTCCGCATCCTCCGCGAGATCGGCCGGGGCGGGATGGGGGTGGTGTACGAGGCCGAGCAGGGCTCGCTGGGCCGGCGGGTGGCCCTCAAGGTGCTGCCGCCCGGGCGGCTCGCGGGCGAGGAGCCGTTGCGCCGGTTCGAGCGCGAGGCCCAGGCCGCCGCGCGGCTGCACCACACCAACATCGTGCCCGTCTTCGGCTCGGGGCGCGAGCAGGGTTGCGCCTACTACGTGATGCAGCTGATCCGGGGCCGCGGGCTCGACCGGGTCATCGAGGAGCTGGCGCGGTTGCGCCGATCCCTCGGGGCGCCGGCCGATGGCGAGGCCACCGTGGCCGGGCACGACCCCGAAGAGGCCCCGCAGCCCGGGGCGATCGCCCGTTCGATGCTGTCGGGCCGCTTCGAGAAGGCCGACGGCCCGCCGGGTGGGGCCGACGCCGCCGACGCGCCGACGCCCCCGCCGGCCGAGTCCGAGGCCGGTGCCGCGAGCGACTCGGTCTCGACGAGCACCGCCAGCGACCTGCACCTGGCCCGCGGCGTGGCGCGGGTGGGCATCCAGGTGGCCGAGGCGCTGGCGTACGCCCACCGCCAGGGCGTCCTCCATCGCGACATCAAGCCCTCGAACCTGCTGCTCGACGAGGCGGGCGACGTCTGGGTGGCCGACTTCGGCCTCGCCAAGTTGGCCGAGGGGGACGACCTGACCCACACCGGCGAGGTCGTCGGCACCCTCCGCTACATGGCGCCCGAGCGGTTCCGGGGCGAGGGGGACGGGCGATCCGATCAGTACTCCCTGGGCCTGACCCTCTACGAGCTGCTGGCGTTGCGCCCGGCGTTCGACGCGCCCGACCGCGCCCGGCTCGTCCGCCTCGTGATGGAGGGGGATCCGCCCCCGCTGCGCAAGGTCGCGCCGTCGGTCCCGGCCGACCTGGCGACGATCGTCGCCAAGGCGATGTCCCGGAGGCCCGAGGACCGCTACCCCACGGCCGGGGCCCTGGCCGACGACCTGCGGCGGTGGCGCGACGGTTCGCCGATCTCCGCCCGGCCCGTCGGGCCGCTGGAGCGGCTGGCGAAGTGGGCGCGCCGGAACCCGGCGCTGGCGGCCTCGACCGGGGTGGCCATCGGGCTGGCCGCCAGCCTGATCGCGGCCCTGGCCATCAGCAACGTCCGCATCCGCGCCGCGTTCGGCCGCGCCGAGTCGGCCCTGGAACGGGCGAAGGTCTCGGCCCGCCAGGCCGAGCAGGTCATCGCCTTCCTCACCGAGGACATCCTGGGCCAGGCCGATCCGGAGGTGAACCCCGTCCGAGACAACCTGACCGTTGAGGAGGCGCTGGACAGGGCCGGCGACCGGATCGGGCACCGCTTCGAGGGCGAGCCCGAGGTCGATGCGGAGATCCGCTACGCGATCGGCCGGATGTATCACCAGCGTGGTCGCAACCAAAAGGCCGAACCCCACCTGCGACAGGCCTGGGAGACCCTGGGCCGTGCGGCCGGCCCCGAGGACCCGAGGACGCTGAGGGCCCGCCTGTATTTCGCGGTGGCGCTCCAGAATTTGCAGCGTTACGAGGAAGCCGAAGGCCATCTTCGCGAACTCCTTCGAAGCCCCGACGAACCCCGGCGCATCCTCGTAATCCAGAGTCATCTTGCGGACCTCTTTTGGGAGACGGGCAAGCTGGAAGAGGCCGAGGCCCTGCAACGCCGGCTCGTCGAGGGCTTCGGGGAGACAGACGGTCCCCAGGCCGAGATGACCTTGACCATGCGGCTCTTCCTAGCCAGAGTCCTCTCCTCTCGGGGCGCCCTCGACGAGGCGGAGGCGATTCTGCGGGACGTCGTCGAGATCCGTCGCCGAACCTGCGAGCCCCAGGCGCCGCCCCGGCTCGGGGCGCAGCGTCAGCTCGCCAGCTTCCTGAACGCGCAAGGCCGGTTCGCCGAGGCCGAGCCGATCCTCCGCGAGACCCTGGAGGGGTATGACCAGGTCTACGGCCCCGATCACCCCCACACGCTCACGACACTGGGCAGCCTCGTCATCTCGCTCTGGCGACTCGGCCGGTTCGCCGAGGCCGAGCCGCTGTCACGACGAAGCTGTGACGCCTGGATGCGGACCCAGGGCCCCGATCATCCATTAGGGCTCTCGGCGATGAGCGTCCGGGCGCTACTCATGATGGACCGAGGCGAGTTCGACCGGGCCGAGCCCCTGCTCCGGGAGGTCCTCCACACCCGCGAGCGGATTCAGGGGCCGGAGCACTTCGACACCGCCATCGCGGCAATGAACCTGGGTCGGGCTTGCCGATTCCGGGGCCAGCCCGCCCAGGCCGCGGCCCTCTGCCGGCGGGGCCTGGAGACCCTCCGATCGAAGCTCGGCCCGGACCACCCGACGACGAGGACGGCCGCCGACATACTCGCCGGGTGCCTGCTCGACGCAGGGCGGGCCCCCGAGGCGGTCGCGATGCTCGAGGGCGGCGTGCGCGAGCGGCCGGAGGATCCGTCAGCCCTCGTGAGGCTGGCCCTATCGCTGCTGGCCTCCGGCGACGAGGCGGGCTACCGGGCGCGTTGTGCCGAGGGCCTGGGTCGCCTCGCCGACCCGGCGGGCCCGGACGCCGTCGAGGTCCTTCGTGCCGGCCTGCTCGTGTCCGGGGCCATCGACCCGGCCCGGGCGGTGGCGACGGCCGAGGCCGCGGCGGCCCGCGAGCCGAAGGCCGCCGAACGCCGGTTCCTCCTGGGCCTGGCGCTGCTCCGCGCCGACCGCCTCGGCGAGGCCGTCGACCGGCTGACCGAGGCGGCGGACCTCGACCCGACGTGGACCTCGGTGGCGCAGGCCCGGGCCGCCGCCGCGATCGCCTGCGCCCGGCTCGGTCGCGAGGCCGAGGCCCTCGCGTGGGTCGCCCGCGCGAGCGATCGCCGCGGCGACCCCGCCCGGCGGATCCCCGCGGGCTGGGTGCTCACGCCGGCCGCGTCCTGGCGGGACCGCCTGGTGCTGGACCGCCTGACCCGCGAGGCCGCCGCCCTCGCCCTCGACCCGCTCGTCCCGGCCAACCCGTTCGCCCCGGGTTGA